The following DNA comes from bacterium.
TTTGTAGAGCTCGACGGTATCGTCGTCGTAGGCCAGCACCAGGTAGCCCGACTGCTCGAACTCGATGTCCTCGCCCAGCTCGTCGGAGAGCCCGGCGAACATGTCCACGGACATCTTGGCCAGTCGGCAGTTCATCTCGAGGCCCCACTGCTGACGGACGCCCGCCCCGCAGCGGCCCGTGGCCCCGCCGGAGACGTACCCCTTGTCCAGGATCAACACGTCCCGGATGCCTCGGAGGGCGAGGTAGTAACCGACGGCGGTGCCGATGACCCCGGCGCCGACGATGACCGCGTCGTAGGTCTTCCCCACGGCTAGTCGCCCCCTTTCGAGAAGGCGACGGCCTCTCCGGACTCGGCCAGGATGGTGGAGAAGGGGACGAGGTGGTAGGGCGGCCGGGCGCGCATGGGCCAGACCTCCGCCACGGGCCGTCCCGTCTCGCGGGCGATGACCTGGGCCACCAGATGCCCGCAGGTGCGCCCCTGGCACGGGCCCATCCCGGCCCGCAGGAAGTGCTTGATCTCGTCCACGGTGGCGTAGCCCAGGGCGACGGCCCGTTTTATCTCGCCCAGGGTGATGTCCTCGCAGCGGCAGATGATGATGGAGTCGTCTTGGGTCATGGTCTTCCGAGGGGGGAGGTATCGTTTACGTTTTCGAGGCTGAAACCAACGCCCGTCGGAGCCGCGACTAATCGGCCGACTTTACGCGGGCGTTTCGGCGAGGGCCCGACGGTCAATCCCCCGCGCCTCCATCGCCAGCTCCGCGGGCACCGAGAGGTGCAGGACGTAGGTGCGGTCGCGGAAGCGCACGGCCTTGAGGCACACGCCCTTGCCGATGGGCTTCCCGGCCCGGTCGGTCAGCACCACCTCCCGTCCCTTCTCCGGGACGGGGATGTACTCCCAGGGTATCTGGACGACGGCGCGGCCCTCCCCCCCGGCGGTCATGTCCACGACGAAGACCGCCAGGCCCGGGCAGGCCGCCACGCAGACGCCGCAGCCGTCGCACAGGGAGGGATCGGTGCGCGGCAGGTCGTTCAGGTCCTCGAAGGGGAGAATGCAGCCCGACTTGCAGTTGGTGTGGCAGGGGTCGCATGGTATTTCCTGGAAGCACTCGATGACCACCACGGGGCCCCGGGCGAGGTCCTCCGGGGAGGGCCGCACCTTCTGGAGGTCCTCCGGGGTGGGGACGCCGTCCTCGTAGAGCATGGTCCGCCTTCCCGGTGGGTCGCGTCGCGTAGCGGAGCAAATACTAGCACAGCGGCCGGCGGGCGGCAAGCTCGCGGGAGGGGCCCGGTTTTCGAGGGCGTCGGCCGTCCCGGGCTCGCCGTATTCCTTGACAGCCCGGCGGGGCTGAATTAACCTAGTTTTTTAAATGCCGCGGGAGGGGCTCCATGGCCATCAAATTCGGGACCTCAGGCTGGCGGGCGCTCATCGCCGAGGAGTTCACCTTCGCCAACGTCCGCCGCGTCGTCGCCGCCATCGCGCAACACCTGGGGGAGACGGGCGACACCGGGAAGGGCGTTCTGGTCAGCTACGACACCCGTTTCCTGGCCGACCGCTTCGCCTGGTGCGCCGCCGACGAGTTCCTGCGCCACGGCGTCGGGGTTCGGCTCACCGACCGCGATGCGCCAACCCCGGCCATCGCCCACGCCGTGGTCACCGGCGTCCTGGGCGGGGCGGTCAACATCACCGCCAGCCACAACCCGCCCCAATACTGCGGCCTGAAGTTCTCGCCGGCGACGGGCGCCGCGGCGCCGACCACGGTCACCGACCGCATCGAGGAAATCCTGCGGGGCGAGGTCGAGGTCCGGGGGGAGGGGCCGATCGAGCGCGACGACCTCCTCGAGCGCCCGGACTGCGCCCTGGTTTCGGCGAGGGAGCCCTACCTGGCCCGAATCGAGGAGATAGTGGACGTCCAGGCCCTGGAGGCCAATCCCCAGAAGGTGGTCGTGGATTGCCTCTACGGCACCTGCCGGGGATACCTGCCCGAATTTCTCATGGACCACGGCTGCGAGGTCAAGGTCCTCCACGCTTACCGCGACGCCTTCTTCGGCGGCCATACCCCCGAGCCCAGCGGTCGCAGCCTGGATGAGCTGTCCCAGGCGGTGCGGGACTCCGACGCCGTCATCGGGCTGGCCTGCGACGGCGACGCGGACCGTTTCGGGGTGGTGGATTCCACCGGGCACTACGTGAACTCGAACATGATACTGGCGCTGGTCTTCTGGCACCTGGCGCGGCACCGGGGCTGGGAGGGCGGCATCGCCCGCTCCGTGGCCACCACCCACCTCGTGGACGCCCTGGCGGCCAAGCTCGGCCGGGAGGTCTTCCAGACGCCGGTGGGGATAAAACACCTCGCGGCGTGGGTGGCGACGGGGAAGGTGGTAATCGGCGGCGAGGAGTCTTCCGGCATCTGCTTCCGGGACCACGTCCTGGACAAGGACGGCATCCTCGCCTGCTCCATCGTGGCCGAGATGCTCGCCCGCAGCGGGCGGACCGTCCGTCAGCTCATCGAGGACCTCTACGTGGAGGCCGGGCGCCGGTATCTGGACGGGCGGCTGAACCTCCGCCTGACCGATGAGCTGGCGCCACTTATCCGGCAGCGCCTGGCCGGTGAGCCGCCGGAGACCTTCGCCGGGGTGGCGGTGCGCGGGGTGGACCGCACCGACGGCCTCAAGCTCCTGTTGGCCGACGACTGCTGGGTGATGCTGCGGCCCTCGGGGACGGAGCCGGTGGTTCGCATGTACGCCGAAGCATACGACGAGGGGCGCCTGGACGAGCTGGTGGCGGCCACGCGGGAGTACCTGTTCGAGGGCGCGGGGTAGGGGGCGTCGTTCAGACGTTGGATGATTTGTAGGGCGGGGATTACCTTCGGTCGCAGATACATATCCCCGCCGTTTTTTTCAAAGGTAGCCCTCACCCCCATCCCCTCTCACACTGGGAGAGGGGGGATGCGGGCCGCCGTATTTTACCCCTCACCCTCGTTTGCGATGACGTAGGGGCCGACCGACGGCACGCCGTTCAGGTCGGCCCGCGGGCGACCGTGGACGGTCGCCCCTACGGGTCTGATTCGCGGATTATCGTAGGGGCGGGTGTCCAGACCCGCCCGTGATTGTGTCAACCGCCGTGAACCCAAATGTAGGGCGGGGATTTTAACCGAGCGTAGCGAGCTATGCCCCCGGCAAATCCCCGCCGTTTTACCACCCTCCACTTACCCTCCCCCCCAAGGGAGGAGGGGGAATAAGGCAGCCTTCACCCCGGTCCGTGCCTCGCTGCGATGACGTAGGGGCCGACCGACGGCACGCCGTTCAGGTCGGCCCGCGGGCGACCGTGGACTCATCGCCCCTACGGGTCTGATTCGCGGATTATCGTAGGGGCGGGTGTCCACACCCGCCCGTTTCGTCATCACCCCACCCCCATGCAACGCGCCGTCCCGCGGCGGATTGAGGGGGCGGCGGGGATGAGGTATACTGGTATCGCAATCCTCTATCTATACCGCTATGAACCTCACCGCCTGCCGCCACGTCTTCGAGGACACCCTCGCCCTCCTGCGCCCCCGCACCGGGGAGGAGTGGCTCGAGCAGCTCGACGAGGCCTACCGTCTGGCCGCCAAGGCCCATCGAGGGCAGCGCCGCCGCTCCGGCGACCCCTTTTTAATCCACGCAGTCGAGGTGGCCTACATCCTGGCCGAGCTGGGGGGTGACGCCGAAACGGTCATCGCCGGCATCCTTCACGACACCCTCGAGGACACGAACGTCGGCGGACTGGAAATCATGGAGGAGTTCGGCGAGGGGGTGTACCACCTCGTCCAGGGGCTGACCCAGGAGGCCAAGGCGGAGAGGTCGGCCCGGGCCGGGCCCTCGGCGACCCTCCGTCGGCTGCTCCTGGCCGCCCAGCACGACCCGCGAATCCTTTTAATCAAACTCGCCGACCGCCTCCACAACATGCGCACCCTCCAGCACATGCCCCCGGAGAAGCGCCGCGAGAAGGCCCTGGAGACCCTGGAAATCTACGCCCCCCTGGCCCACCGCCTCGGCGTCGCCAAGCTGCGGTGGGAGATGGAGGACCGGGCGCTCATGTACCTCCACCCCGAGGTGCACGCCAACCTGACGGAGATCGTCCGCACCGGGAGGCCGGAGCAGGAGGCCATCCTGGGCGAGGTCATCGAGGAGCTGAAGCAAAAGCTGGAGGAGCTGGAGATTCAGGCGACCGTCTTCGGCCGCCCCAAGCACATCTACTCCATCTACCGCAAGATGATAGAGAAGGGCGAGTCGCCGGAGCACATGGTGGACCTGTTGGGAATCCGGGTCATCACGCGGCAGGTGCGCGACTGCTACAGCGTGCTGGGCATCATCCACAGCCTGTGGCGCCCCATCGCCGGCGCCTTCTCCGACTACATCGCCAACCCGAAGCCCAACCGGTACCAGTCGCTGCACACGGCGGTTCACGGCCGTCTCGGCCGCCGCATAGAGGTCCAGATACGCACCGAGGAGATGAACTTCATCGCCGAATACGGCGTGGCCGCCCACTTCTTTTACAAGGAGGCCGGTTTCGACGCCGATCTCGACGACGAGCTTCTCTGGCTGCGGCGGATCGTGGACTGGGAAAAGCAGTCCGTCAACGCCCGCACCTTCGCCAGCGCGGTCAAGGTGGACCTCTTCGCCGAGCAGATTTTCGTCATCACCCCCAAGGGGGAGGCGCTGGACCTGCCAGTGGGCTCCACGGTGCTCGACCTCGCCTTCCGCATCCACACCGACCTGGGCCTGACTTGCTCGGGCGCCATGGTGAACGGACGGTCGGAGCCCCTGAACCACGTGCTGTCGGCCGGCGACCGGGTCGAGGTGCTGACCTCCGAGGAGATTCACCCCAGGCCCGGCTGGCTCCGGTTCGCGAAGACCTCCCACGCCCGTCACGCCATCCGCCGCTACCTCCACCACCACCCCGAGCTTGGGCGCAGGGTGAACTGCATCCTCGTGCGCTTCAGCCTCAAGGGCGACCTGAACGACTTCCAGCGGGTGTTGGTGGGGATTCACCGGCTCCCCGAAATCGAGCTCACCCGGGTCAGCTTCACCCGCTTCGGACCGGCGAACATCCGCATCAACGCGCGGGTGCCCGACACCGAGGAGACGCCGGCCGAGGACAGCCCGAGCATCGCACGGCTCGCCGAGACGTTCCCCGGTCTCTCCGTCGAGGTCCGGCGGTGAGGGGCGCCCGCTGGGATGTATTCCGGGTCGGACCGGCGACGGGGTTCACCACCCTGCGGGCGGGAAATCCCGCCGACGACCCCCTGGACACCGTCCGCGAACTCCTGGACGGGGTCGCGCCGGGGGCGGGAATAGCCCGGGCACACCAGGTCCACGGCCGCGAGGTTTACCACGCCCGTGGCCCCACCTCCCTCCCCTATCCCCGGGCCG
Coding sequences within:
- a CDS encoding phosphoglucomutase/phosphomannomutase family protein, giving the protein MAIKFGTSGWRALIAEEFTFANVRRVVAAIAQHLGETGDTGKGVLVSYDTRFLADRFAWCAADEFLRHGVGVRLTDRDAPTPAIAHAVVTGVLGGAVNITASHNPPQYCGLKFSPATGAAAPTTVTDRIEEILRGEVEVRGEGPIERDDLLERPDCALVSAREPYLARIEEIVDVQALEANPQKVVVDCLYGTCRGYLPEFLMDHGCEVKVLHAYRDAFFGGHTPEPSGRSLDELSQAVRDSDAVIGLACDGDADRFGVVDSTGHYVNSNMILALVFWHLARHRGWEGGIARSVATTHLVDALAAKLGREVFQTPVGIKHLAAWVATGKVVIGGEESSGICFRDHVLDKDGILACSIVAEMLARSGRTVRQLIEDLYVEAGRRYLDGRLNLRLTDELAPLIRQRLAGEPPETFAGVAVRGVDRTDGLKLLLADDCWVMLRPSGTEPVVRMYAEAYDEGRLDELVAATREYLFEGAG
- a CDS encoding 4Fe-4S binding protein, producing the protein MLYEDGVPTPEDLQKVRPSPEDLARGPVVVIECFQEIPCDPCHTNCKSGCILPFEDLNDLPRTDPSLCDGCGVCVAACPGLAVFVVDMTAGGEGRAVVQIPWEYIPVPEKGREVVLTDRAGKPIGKGVCLKAVRFRDRTYVLHLSVPAELAMEARGIDRRALAETPA
- a CDS encoding (2Fe-2S)-binding protein, which gives rise to MTQDDSIIICRCEDITLGEIKRAVALGYATVDEIKHFLRAGMGPCQGRTCGHLVAQVIARETGRPVAEVWPMRARPPYHLVPFSTILAESGEAVAFSKGGD
- a CDS encoding RelA/SpoT family protein, with protein sequence MNLTACRHVFEDTLALLRPRTGEEWLEQLDEAYRLAAKAHRGQRRRSGDPFLIHAVEVAYILAELGGDAETVIAGILHDTLEDTNVGGLEIMEEFGEGVYHLVQGLTQEAKAERSARAGPSATLRRLLLAAQHDPRILLIKLADRLHNMRTLQHMPPEKRREKALETLEIYAPLAHRLGVAKLRWEMEDRALMYLHPEVHANLTEIVRTGRPEQEAILGEVIEELKQKLEELEIQATVFGRPKHIYSIYRKMIEKGESPEHMVDLLGIRVITRQVRDCYSVLGIIHSLWRPIAGAFSDYIANPKPNRYQSLHTAVHGRLGRRIEVQIRTEEMNFIAEYGVAAHFFYKEAGFDADLDDELLWLRRIVDWEKQSVNARTFASAVKVDLFAEQIFVITPKGEALDLPVGSTVLDLAFRIHTDLGLTCSGAMVNGRSEPLNHVLSAGDRVEVLTSEEIHPRPGWLRFAKTSHARHAIRRYLHHHPELGRRVNCILVRFSLKGDLNDFQRVLVGIHRLPEIELTRVSFTRFGPANIRINARVPDTEETPAEDSPSIARLAETFPGLSVEVRR